The following coding sequences lie in one Mucilaginibacter sp. KACC 22773 genomic window:
- a CDS encoding sigma-70 family RNA polymerase sigma factor, whose protein sequence is MLDIAYNHEPELLIRAAPQHHDKDLLLKVAEGDEHAFRCLFIMHHQQLGVHIHRITNSIELAEEVVQDVFLKIWMARETLAQVEDFKAYLFVISKNHALNCLKKLAKEKVQAKKLEESSLGLIMDDQQDNLYYNLLDEAIDHLPSQQQKVYLLSRHNRLKYNEIADQLKLSRETVKKYLQIATTSITDYVRSHLDVYSVVLLAIKTFFIFFQKR, encoded by the coding sequence ATGTTGGATATTGCTTATAACCATGAGCCGGAACTGCTTATCAGGGCAGCGCCACAACATCATGACAAGGATTTGCTATTAAAAGTAGCGGAAGGGGATGAACATGCTTTTCGCTGTTTGTTTATTATGCACCATCAGCAATTAGGTGTTCATATTCATCGTATTACCAACTCAATAGAACTGGCCGAAGAAGTGGTTCAGGATGTTTTTTTGAAAATATGGATGGCGCGCGAAACCCTTGCGCAAGTAGAGGATTTTAAGGCTTACCTGTTTGTTATTTCAAAAAACCACGCCCTTAATTGCCTCAAAAAGCTGGCGAAAGAAAAGGTACAGGCAAAAAAACTGGAAGAGAGCAGTCTTGGTTTGATCATGGACGATCAGCAGGATAACCTGTACTATAACTTATTGGATGAAGCAATAGATCACCTGCCATCGCAACAGCAAAAAGTGTATTTGCTAAGCAGGCACAACCGGCTTAAGTATAACGAAATTGCCGATCAGCTTAAACTCTCCCGCGAAACTGTAAAAAAATACCTGCAAATAGCCACCACCTCTATAACTGATTATGTACGCAGCCATTTGGATGTGTATTCGGTTGTTTTACTGGCAATAAAAACTTTTTTTATTTTTTTTCAAAAGCGATAG
- a CDS encoding FecR family protein — MSAFNARLNYLFNSYYHQTATQQERDELFEIINSSANDAELTALIHEAWNTLQADEPLFDAAKSMDMLNNILQNKSNPDNIHPIRPPNKNQLWLKVGVAAAMMVFVGFGAYVLISQHKTAANKRAQARLKAVPAHDVLPGGNKAVLTLANGKTITLDSAKNGLLANEGNAHIKKTHDGQLVYEGSKNEGSDAPAAINTVSTPRGGQYQLVLDDGSKVWLNSASSLSFPATFKGATREVEITGEAYFEVAKNAKMPFKVKVNNTVVEVLGTHFNIMAYNDEDAIKTTLLEGSVKISNKQFSGLLKPGQQALLKQNGPIKITDEADADDAIAWKEGIFQFRDAGIEAIMRQAARWYDVQVSYTGKVPVKEFTGRISRNVKASELMGMLKYMGVNFKIEDKHITVLP; from the coding sequence ATGAGTGCATTTAATGCAAGGCTTAACTACCTGTTTAATAGTTATTACCACCAAACCGCTACGCAGCAGGAGCGGGATGAATTGTTTGAAATCATCAATTCATCTGCCAACGATGCGGAGCTTACTGCACTTATTCATGAAGCCTGGAACACGCTGCAGGCAGATGAGCCGCTTTTTGATGCCGCAAAAAGCATGGATATGCTCAACAATATTCTTCAAAATAAATCAAATCCGGATAATATACACCCCATAAGGCCGCCAAATAAAAACCAGTTGTGGTTAAAAGTTGGTGTTGCAGCCGCCATGATGGTGTTTGTTGGTTTTGGTGCTTATGTATTAATTAGTCAACACAAAACTGCTGCAAATAAACGGGCCCAGGCCAGGCTAAAGGCGGTGCCGGCGCATGATGTTTTGCCAGGTGGCAATAAGGCTGTACTCACCCTGGCCAACGGTAAAACGATAACGCTGGATAGCGCAAAAAATGGTTTGCTGGCTAATGAAGGCAATGCCCATATCAAAAAAACACATGATGGCCAGTTAGTTTACGAAGGGAGTAAAAACGAAGGATCTGATGCGCCCGCTGCTATCAATACTGTATCTACCCCGCGCGGAGGACAGTATCAGCTGGTATTGGATGATGGAAGCAAGGTTTGGTTAAACTCGGCATCATCGTTAAGTTTCCCCGCGACATTTAAAGGCGCTACCAGGGAGGTCGAAATTACTGGCGAGGCTTATTTTGAGGTGGCCAAAAATGCGAAGATGCCATTTAAAGTAAAGGTAAATAATACCGTTGTTGAAGTGCTGGGTACCCATTTTAACATTATGGCTTATAATGATGAAGATGCTATAAAAACAACCCTGTTAGAAGGATCGGTAAAAATCAGCAACAAACAATTTAGCGGCCTTTTAAAACCCGGGCAGCAGGCGTTACTTAAACAAAACGGACCTATAAAAATAACGGATGAGGCAGATGCCGACGATGCCATCGCCTGGAAGGAGGGCATCTTCCAGTTTAGAGACGCAGGTATCGAGGCCATCATGAGGCAGGCCGCGCGCTGGTACGATGTACAGGTGAGCTATACCGGCAAAGTACCGGTAAAAGAATTTACCGGTCGCATTTCGCGCAATGTAAAGGCTTCTGAACTGATGGGGATGCTAAAATATATGGGTGTTAATTTTAAAATTGAAGACAAACATATAACAGTGCTGCCATAA
- a CDS encoding TMEM175 family protein — translation MALGKGRLEAFSDGVIAIIITIMVLEMKVPHGDSIEVLKPFIPVFMTYVLSFIYVGIYWNNHHHTLQAVKSINGKTLWANLHLLFWLSLIPFVTGWMGENHFAKWPVMCYGFVLLMNGIAYTILVKNLVRHHGEHSLLAQAFGEDWKGKISVILYAVAICLSWFSPVGALGLYVLVAGIWFIPDKRIENKLTHHDADSQL, via the coding sequence ATGGCATTAGGTAAAGGTAGGTTAGAGGCTTTCAGCGATGGTGTTATCGCCATCATTATCACCATTATGGTATTGGAGATGAAGGTGCCCCACGGCGATAGTATTGAGGTGTTAAAGCCGTTTATTCCAGTTTTTATGACTTATGTATTGAGTTTTATTTATGTAGGCATTTATTGGAACAACCATCACCATACCTTGCAGGCGGTAAAATCAATAAATGGCAAAACGCTGTGGGCCAACCTGCATTTGCTGTTTTGGCTATCGTTAATACCATTTGTAACCGGATGGATGGGCGAAAATCACTTTGCCAAATGGCCTGTAATGTGTTACGGTTTTGTACTGCTGATGAATGGCATAGCGTACACAATCCTGGTAAAGAATCTTGTTCGCCATCATGGCGAGCACTCCTTATTGGCACAGGCCTTTGGCGAAGACTGGAAGGGTAAAATATCTGTTATTTTATATGCCGTAGCCATTTGCTTATCCTGGTTTAGCCCTGTTGGGGCACTTGGGTTGTATGTTTTAGTTGCCGGCATCTGGTTTATTCCTGACAAAAGAATTGAAAATAAACTAACTCATCATGATGCTGACAGCCAGCTATAA